The following are from one region of the Sandaracinus amylolyticus genome:
- a CDS encoding sulfotransferase family protein, which translates to MRASIEEGVVETLPGTYAPPGARPIELVFRTVGERTSDLALQLALQHVKPTRAHVIRDVKPFALAVRKMLEIEHHCDHVVHMDADCLILEDMRPFLDANTLPYVDCYVRDRFRGRIHCGVHVTRIDVVDKMRSIPEPLDDLAYVLRPESRLRNMALADLALEKQLKSFHILHDHFQRFTDIFAKYALRELRSRTEFQKKRLGASMARWGEGTDYDVARRAVQHAASTVPEDAKAKHVELYIRNLPYIAEVEVRNMGLEQSGQVTMEEVEAAVNGDPTKLGPAPKKPKVFGLGLSRTGTRSLTAALHVLGFDTVHYPTDRATLDTLVRGDARFPLLDHYDGMTDITTAPYFEDFDRLYPGSKFVLTVRDTPAWLQSCRNHWTGRSAYEAASTSDPIAAEEHRVHMEIRRFLRAAVYASYEFDEARFERAHRRHVENVTRYFANRPNDLLVLDIAGGDGFEKLAPFLGVPVPEQPFPHKGKRLSERMAEKHANLEVDD; encoded by the coding sequence GTGAGAGCCAGCATCGAAGAAGGCGTCGTCGAGACGCTCCCCGGAACCTACGCGCCGCCGGGCGCGCGACCGATCGAGCTCGTGTTCCGCACCGTCGGCGAGCGCACGAGCGACCTCGCGCTCCAGTTGGCCCTGCAGCACGTGAAGCCGACGCGCGCGCACGTGATCCGCGACGTGAAGCCCTTCGCGCTCGCGGTGCGCAAGATGCTCGAGATCGAGCACCACTGCGATCACGTCGTCCACATGGACGCGGACTGCCTGATCCTCGAGGACATGCGTCCGTTCCTCGACGCGAACACGCTGCCCTACGTCGACTGCTACGTGCGGGATCGTTTCCGCGGGCGCATCCACTGCGGCGTGCACGTCACGCGCATCGACGTCGTCGACAAGATGCGCTCCATCCCCGAGCCGCTCGACGATCTCGCGTACGTGCTCCGCCCCGAGTCGCGCCTGCGCAACATGGCGCTCGCCGACCTCGCGCTCGAGAAGCAGCTCAAGAGCTTCCACATCCTGCACGACCACTTCCAGCGCTTCACCGACATCTTCGCGAAGTACGCGCTGCGCGAGCTGCGGAGCCGCACCGAGTTCCAGAAGAAGCGGCTCGGCGCGTCGATGGCGCGCTGGGGCGAGGGCACCGACTACGACGTCGCGCGCCGCGCGGTGCAGCACGCGGCGAGCACGGTCCCCGAGGACGCGAAGGCGAAGCACGTCGAGCTCTACATCCGCAACCTCCCGTACATCGCGGAGGTCGAGGTCCGGAACATGGGCCTCGAGCAGAGCGGACAGGTCACGATGGAGGAGGTCGAGGCAGCGGTGAACGGCGATCCGACGAAACTTGGTCCGGCACCCAAGAAACCGAAGGTGTTCGGGCTCGGCCTCTCGCGCACCGGAACGCGCTCGCTCACCGCGGCGCTCCACGTGCTCGGCTTCGACACGGTGCACTACCCGACCGATCGCGCGACGCTCGACACGCTGGTGCGCGGCGACGCGCGCTTCCCGCTGCTCGATCACTACGACGGCATGACCGACATCACGACGGCGCCGTACTTCGAGGACTTCGATCGCCTGTACCCCGGCAGCAAGTTCGTGCTCACGGTGCGCGACACGCCGGCGTGGCTGCAGAGCTGTCGCAACCACTGGACCGGTCGCTCGGCGTACGAAGCCGCGTCGACGAGCGATCCGATCGCGGCCGAGGAGCACCGCGTGCACATGGAGATCCGCCGCTTCCTGCGCGCGGCGGTGTACGCGAGCTACGAGTTCGACGAAGCGCGCTTCGAGCGTGCGCATCGGCGCCACGTCGAGAACGTCACGCGCTACTTCGCGAATCGCCCGAACGATCTCCTGGTGCTCGACATCGCGGGCGGTGACGGCTTCGAGAAGCTCGCGCCCTTCCTCGGCGTGCCCGTGCCCGAGCAGCCCTTCCCGCACAAGGGGAAGCGGCTGAGCGAGCGCATGGCAGAGAAGCACGCGAACCTCGAAGTCGACGATTGA
- a CDS encoding TonB-dependent receptor, which produces MVRATERARAQRARALTIIGVATWLVLPRALVCAQSDAEPVSDFHARATASPPPPSTPDLQLAPFRVVPRRTAESFLTLVPGLFLLNHAGAFHASTILLRGFDAGEGRDLAVLVHGVPINEPSNAHGHGYADTHFVIPELVDSLRVTEGPFAPEQSDFALAGSVEHRLGVRARGLRVQGELGSFDTRRLLLAWAPVAAERGTFAAVDLRDARGFGRHRASTSLALNAGYEHVVSPEVRLALLGFAHFADFDSAGVLRADDLAAHTLPCAPSERAQRLCAYDDTQGGASSRALLIATLSWTRPGTRLEQTIWGGWRRLRMRENFTGFLLDPRGDLVDQQYETGQAGLRGSYRATVRALDDRPQHLELGWIARHDAGTTRALRLRASDGAPYRADFDDTIAITHVGAHVAAELDFAEWIALRAALRADGFAYATTDHTEPERDREGERLPFRTTDALGISLQPRGTLRIRFAPWLEWQSSAGVGTRSSDAVALSDGERAPFARAIAIESGLALGLADHTAWALDARLVGFHTHVDRELVFDPERARNVDAGASSRLGALASVRVRVARWLDVLASGAWTEAFLLAPSAGWQEFTSDQRLPYVPRWTARLDVATHHAITVAGETITIGGGLGIGALGERPLPLGRVAPAFVLVDVGIVVRWRIVEVGAQITNLGDAGWDQNVFFYPSSFDAGATPSRLPALHAAAGAPRAALITLALLIDESDPLRGIAEEMP; this is translated from the coding sequence GTGGTTCGCGCAACGGAACGAGCGCGCGCGCAGCGAGCGCGCGCCCTGACGATCATCGGAGTCGCGACGTGGCTCGTGCTCCCGCGTGCCCTCGTGTGCGCGCAGTCCGACGCGGAGCCCGTCTCGGATTTCCACGCCCGCGCGACCGCTTCTCCTCCTCCTCCGTCTACGCCCGATCTCCAGCTCGCTCCGTTCCGCGTCGTCCCGCGCCGCACGGCGGAGTCGTTCCTCACGCTCGTGCCCGGCCTCTTCCTGCTCAACCACGCCGGTGCGTTCCACGCGTCCACAATCCTCCTTCGCGGCTTCGACGCCGGCGAAGGTCGCGACCTCGCGGTGCTCGTCCACGGCGTGCCGATCAACGAGCCCTCGAACGCGCACGGTCACGGCTATGCCGACACGCACTTCGTCATCCCCGAGCTCGTCGACTCGCTCCGCGTCACCGAGGGCCCGTTCGCGCCCGAGCAATCCGACTTCGCGCTCGCGGGCAGCGTCGAGCACCGCCTCGGTGTTCGCGCGCGCGGGCTTCGCGTCCAAGGGGAGCTCGGCTCGTTCGACACGCGCCGTCTCTTGCTAGCGTGGGCGCCGGTCGCCGCGGAGCGCGGCACCTTCGCGGCCGTCGATCTCCGCGATGCGCGCGGCTTCGGCCGCCACCGCGCATCGACGTCGCTCGCGCTCAACGCGGGCTACGAGCACGTCGTCTCACCCGAGGTCCGTCTCGCGCTGCTCGGCTTCGCGCACTTCGCCGACTTCGACTCCGCGGGCGTGCTGCGCGCCGACGATCTCGCGGCCCACACGCTCCCGTGCGCACCGAGCGAGCGCGCCCAGCGCCTCTGCGCCTACGACGACACCCAAGGCGGTGCGTCGTCGCGCGCGCTGCTCATCGCGACGCTCTCGTGGACGCGCCCGGGCACGCGCCTCGAGCAGACGATCTGGGGCGGCTGGCGCCGGCTCCGCATGCGCGAGAATTTCACGGGCTTTCTCCTCGATCCACGCGGCGATCTCGTCGATCAGCAGTACGAGACCGGACAGGCCGGTCTGCGCGGCAGCTATCGCGCGACGGTGCGCGCCCTCGACGATCGCCCGCAGCACCTCGAGCTCGGGTGGATCGCGCGCCACGACGCGGGCACGACGCGCGCGCTGCGCCTGCGCGCGAGCGACGGCGCGCCCTATCGCGCCGACTTCGACGACACGATCGCGATCACCCACGTCGGCGCGCACGTCGCGGCCGAGCTCGACTTCGCAGAGTGGATCGCGCTCCGCGCCGCGCTGCGTGCCGATGGCTTCGCGTACGCGACGACCGATCACACCGAGCCCGAGCGCGATCGCGAGGGCGAGCGTCTTCCCTTCCGCACCACCGATGCGCTCGGCATCTCGCTGCAGCCGCGCGGCACGCTGCGCATCCGCTTCGCGCCCTGGCTCGAGTGGCAGAGCAGCGCGGGCGTCGGCACGCGCTCGTCGGATGCGGTCGCGCTCTCCGATGGCGAGCGCGCGCCCTTCGCGCGCGCGATCGCTATCGAGAGCGGCCTCGCGCTCGGCCTCGCCGATCACACCGCGTGGGCGCTCGATGCGCGTCTCGTCGGGTTCCACACCCACGTCGATCGCGAGCTCGTCTTCGATCCCGAGCGCGCGCGCAACGTCGACGCCGGCGCATCGAGCCGGCTCGGCGCGCTCGCCTCGGTGCGGGTGCGGGTCGCGCGATGGCTCGACGTGCTCGCGAGCGGCGCGTGGACCGAGGCGTTCCTGCTCGCGCCGAGCGCCGGATGGCAGGAATTCACGAGCGATCAGCGCCTGCCCTACGTGCCGCGCTGGACCGCGCGGCTCGACGTCGCGACCCACCACGCGATCACCGTCGCGGGCGAGACGATCACGATCGGCGGTGGGCTCGGCATCGGCGCGCTCGGCGAGCGTCCGCTCCCGCTCGGTCGCGTCGCGCCGGCGTTCGTGCTCGTCGACGTCGGCATCGTGGTGCGATGGCGCATCGTCGAGGTCGGCGCGCAGATCACGAACCTCGGAGACGCGGGCTGGGACCAGAACGTCTTCTTCTACCCGTCGAGCTTCGACGCGGGCGCCACGCCCTCGCGCCTGCCCGCGCTCCACGCCGCTGCGGGCGCCCCGCGCGCCGCGCTGATCACGCTCGCGCTCTTGATCGACGAGAGCGATCCCCTGCGCGGGATCGCGGAGGAGATGCCATGA
- a CDS encoding sulfotransferase family protein, which yields MGEREKVVFIGGAGHSGSTLLGLMLGAHPQVFYAGEARKSLFLGDESKPLKKRVCKLCGPSCPIWGELGRAPGEDLYATLVRRTGRRIVVDSTKNLSWLDEQLETLGHRDVDRHLVFLARDGRAVVCSRLRKYPERSAREHAEDWAAQIRATEALVARFPGTVLRLRYEALASAPEPTMREVASFLGIDYVPAMIAPWTTEQHPLGGNNGTQFLMRGTEGGVVALTDKTRDHYGAHPRGIVLDLRWKRELGDDARAAFDEVAGDLNRAYAWDGET from the coding sequence ATGGGCGAGCGCGAGAAGGTCGTCTTCATCGGTGGCGCGGGCCATTCGGGCTCGACGCTGCTGGGCCTGATGCTCGGCGCGCACCCGCAGGTCTTCTACGCCGGCGAAGCGCGCAAGAGCCTCTTCCTCGGCGACGAGAGCAAGCCGCTCAAGAAGCGCGTCTGCAAGCTCTGCGGCCCGAGCTGTCCGATCTGGGGCGAGCTCGGGCGCGCGCCCGGCGAGGACCTCTACGCGACGCTGGTGCGCCGCACCGGGCGGCGCATCGTCGTCGACTCGACGAAGAACCTCTCTTGGCTCGACGAGCAGCTCGAGACGCTCGGGCACCGCGACGTCGATCGCCACCTCGTCTTTCTCGCGCGCGACGGACGTGCGGTCGTGTGCTCGCGCCTGCGCAAGTACCCCGAGCGCAGCGCGCGCGAGCACGCCGAGGACTGGGCCGCACAGATCCGCGCGACCGAGGCGCTCGTCGCGCGCTTCCCGGGCACCGTGCTGCGCCTGCGCTACGAAGCGCTCGCGTCCGCGCCCGAGCCCACGATGCGCGAGGTCGCGTCGTTCCTCGGCATCGACTACGTGCCCGCGATGATCGCGCCGTGGACCACCGAGCAGCACCCGCTCGGCGGCAACAACGGCACGCAGTTCCTCATGCGCGGCACCGAGGGCGGCGTCGTCGCGCTGACCGACAAGACGCGCGATCACTACGGCGCGCATCCGCGCGGCATCGTCCTCGACCTGCGCTGGAAGCGCGAGCTGGGCGACGACGCGCGCGCCGCGTTCGACGAGGTCGCCGGAGACCTGAACCGCGCGTACGCGTGGGACGGAGAGACGTGA
- a CDS encoding MopE-related protein gives MGRALRTFIVIALAGISLPACSVLFDGSDYTGGPSDQGDAGGNDGGTADAQAPVDAAPVPCETNDQCDDDQWCDDGECDACDEDEDGYLIAECLPETPIDCDDDDADIHPGATPICANGIDEACASTAPVDLQLNAEVDELGFVEARPIQGPPNRPHRLRVRAYGGEPGRALVLWQIDDGRGTVMVSEPTVGAATLTSQTLHELTGQPLPTGANNIGYDHQVDEATQTSFVGMLFADADGAIHARSVEFRPDGWSNGGEETFSPDPTQFQMFRVEGQPALVHPAADFGTSSYDVAVVGSWLEAGNRRRGLVRIDPGAGTLTRISPDAGEDRWSRSDGRAAVFPGYEDGIVVWNGVAGGEPNGTRIVPMLPLTGEPAVHVLRAPTAGLVAYTVLVPQASQIEIMRGNCAPDARLSECGFDTATTYAMPWGEGRVSMSSLRFSESAFGLLWGDPGVGATSLRFASVETEPLPDAIAPIEIPAPGVGNILETAAHFTFQPLGATGGMITIVYAYVRGDGTMGRVHVGAARACLGNGGV, from the coding sequence ATGGGCCGCGCGCTGAGGACCTTCATCGTGATCGCGCTCGCGGGCATCTCGCTGCCTGCGTGCTCGGTGCTCTTCGACGGCTCGGACTACACGGGCGGGCCGAGCGATCAGGGCGACGCCGGCGGCAACGACGGAGGCACCGCCGACGCGCAGGCGCCGGTCGACGCCGCGCCCGTGCCCTGCGAGACGAACGACCAGTGCGACGACGACCAGTGGTGCGACGACGGCGAGTGCGACGCCTGCGACGAGGACGAGGACGGCTACCTGATCGCCGAGTGCTTGCCCGAGACGCCGATCGACTGCGACGACGACGACGCCGACATCCATCCGGGCGCCACGCCGATCTGCGCGAACGGCATCGACGAGGCGTGCGCGTCGACCGCGCCGGTGGACCTGCAGCTCAACGCCGAGGTCGACGAGCTCGGCTTCGTCGAGGCGCGCCCGATCCAGGGCCCGCCGAACCGACCGCATCGCCTGCGGGTGCGCGCGTACGGCGGCGAGCCCGGCCGCGCGCTCGTGCTCTGGCAGATCGACGACGGCCGCGGGACCGTGATGGTCTCGGAGCCCACCGTCGGTGCGGCGACGCTCACCTCGCAGACGCTGCACGAGCTCACGGGCCAGCCGCTGCCGACCGGCGCGAACAACATCGGCTACGACCACCAGGTCGACGAGGCCACGCAGACGAGCTTCGTCGGCATGTTGTTCGCCGATGCCGACGGCGCGATCCACGCGCGCAGCGTCGAGTTCCGCCCCGACGGCTGGAGCAACGGCGGGGAAGAGACGTTCTCGCCCGATCCCACGCAGTTCCAGATGTTCCGTGTGGAAGGCCAGCCCGCGCTCGTGCATCCGGCCGCCGACTTCGGGACGAGCAGCTACGACGTCGCGGTGGTGGGCTCGTGGCTCGAGGCGGGGAACCGCCGGCGCGGGCTCGTGCGGATCGATCCCGGCGCGGGGACCCTCACCCGCATCTCGCCCGACGCGGGCGAGGACCGATGGTCGCGCTCCGACGGACGCGCGGCGGTGTTCCCCGGCTACGAGGACGGCATCGTGGTGTGGAACGGCGTCGCGGGGGGCGAGCCCAACGGGACGCGCATCGTCCCGATGCTCCCGCTCACCGGCGAGCCCGCGGTGCACGTGCTCCGCGCGCCGACGGCGGGCCTCGTCGCGTACACGGTGCTGGTGCCGCAGGCGAGCCAGATCGAGATCATGCGCGGCAACTGCGCGCCCGACGCGCGCCTCTCCGAGTGCGGCTTCGACACCGCGACGACCTACGCGATGCCGTGGGGTGAAGGGCGTGTGAGCATGAGCTCGCTGCGCTTCAGCGAGAGCGCGTTCGGGCTGCTCTGGGGCGATCCGGGCGTCGGCGCGACCTCGCTGCGCTTCGCGAGCGTCGAGACCGAGCCGCTCCCGGACGCCATCGCGCCGATCGAGATCCCCGCGCCCGGCGTGGGCAACATCCTCGAGACCGCCGCGCACTTCACCTTCCAGCCGCTCGGGGCCACGGGCGGGATGATCACGATCGTCTACGCGTACGTGCGCGGCGACGGAACGATGGGTCGCGTGCACGTCGGCGCGGCGCGCGCCTGCCTCGGCAACGGCGGCGTCTGA
- the otsB gene encoding trehalose-phosphatase, producing MDARGPKLLETIARAPHVALILDLDGTLIPFAATPAQAIVDPPTRELVSGLAGTPGVSVAVVSGRKRDELDARLGDVAGVLLAAEHGAWRRDERGWAQLELHGADPAPIERTLRRLARPHEGALVERKTWSVTLHFRRVPESAREALIVEASDAIETWALHHPEYELLEGDQVLEVRHRGAHKGSAVEWVRGHVPPGTLFVALGDDRTDEDTFAALHDDDVAVLVGNADRPTRAKARLDDPRAVRSFLRTLLRARQEVDPSGELAFPRPLPRGARDGTSLLVLSNRLPDAPSAAAGESERARNVGGLVSGLAPALAARGGVWLGWSGGRRPGALELAVDETSSPVRASFDFHPEWHARFYNGFANRSLWPIFHGFPGRARYDESEWRAYVEVNDVFGEMATRLVSPGGTVWVHDYHLLLVAASMRARGHHGPLGLFLHIPFPALDLFETIPWSRALMDGMLAFDLVGFHTRRYAQSFVRCAEELARATATASGVRVDGREVRVGVFPLGIDAAPFEEIDAASEGEIAELQVALRGRKLVLGVDRLDYTKGIVERLDAFGRMLELHPEWRGRVSMLQVAVPSRADVPEYAEQRRAIETLVGRINGEHGEAHWMPVRYVYRSYGRGQLAALYRAADVGYVTPLRDGMNLVAKEYVAAQDPTSPGVLLLSRFAGAADELEGAILTNPHDRDGMARDLVRALEMPVEERIARHAPMLERVRRSTPEVWADAFLRELERR from the coding sequence ATGGACGCACGAGGCCCGAAGCTGCTGGAGACGATCGCGCGCGCGCCGCACGTCGCGCTGATCCTCGATCTCGACGGCACACTGATCCCGTTCGCAGCGACGCCTGCTCAGGCGATCGTGGACCCTCCCACGCGCGAGCTGGTGTCGGGCCTCGCGGGCACGCCCGGGGTGAGCGTCGCGGTGGTGAGCGGGCGCAAGCGCGACGAGCTCGACGCGCGGCTCGGCGACGTGGCGGGCGTGCTCCTCGCGGCGGAGCACGGCGCGTGGCGGCGCGACGAGCGCGGGTGGGCCCAGCTCGAGCTGCACGGCGCCGATCCCGCGCCCATCGAGCGCACGCTGCGCAGGCTCGCGCGACCGCACGAAGGCGCGCTCGTCGAGCGCAAGACGTGGTCGGTCACGCTGCACTTCCGGCGTGTGCCCGAGAGCGCGCGAGAGGCGCTGATCGTCGAGGCGTCGGACGCGATCGAGACGTGGGCGCTCCATCACCCGGAGTACGAGCTGCTGGAGGGCGATCAGGTGCTCGAGGTGCGGCATCGCGGCGCGCACAAGGGCAGCGCGGTCGAGTGGGTGCGCGGGCACGTGCCGCCGGGAACGCTCTTCGTCGCGCTCGGCGACGATCGCACCGACGAGGACACGTTCGCGGCGCTGCACGACGACGACGTCGCAGTCCTCGTGGGCAACGCGGATCGACCCACGCGGGCGAAGGCACGGCTCGACGATCCGCGCGCCGTGCGCTCGTTCCTGCGCACGTTGCTGCGCGCGCGACAGGAGGTGGATCCCAGCGGCGAGCTCGCGTTCCCGCGCCCGCTCCCCCGCGGGGCGCGCGATGGCACGTCGCTCCTCGTGCTCTCGAACCGCCTGCCCGACGCGCCGAGCGCGGCGGCGGGCGAGAGCGAGCGCGCGCGCAACGTCGGTGGGCTCGTCTCGGGGCTCGCGCCGGCGCTCGCGGCGCGCGGCGGTGTGTGGCTCGGGTGGAGCGGCGGGCGTCGTCCCGGCGCGCTCGAGCTCGCGGTGGACGAGACGTCGAGCCCGGTGCGCGCGTCGTTCGACTTCCATCCCGAGTGGCACGCGCGCTTCTACAACGGGTTCGCCAACCGCAGCCTCTGGCCCATCTTCCATGGGTTTCCCGGGCGCGCGCGCTACGACGAGAGCGAGTGGCGCGCCTACGTCGAGGTGAACGACGTGTTCGGCGAGATGGCGACGCGCCTGGTGTCGCCCGGCGGCACGGTGTGGGTGCACGACTATCACCTGCTGCTCGTCGCGGCTTCGATGCGCGCGCGAGGTCATCACGGACCGCTCGGGCTCTTCCTCCACATCCCGTTCCCCGCGCTCGATCTCTTCGAGACGATCCCGTGGTCGCGCGCGCTGATGGACGGGATGCTCGCCTTCGATCTCGTCGGGTTCCACACGCGCCGCTATGCGCAGAGCTTCGTGCGATGCGCGGAGGAGCTGGCGCGCGCGACCGCGACCGCGTCGGGCGTGCGCGTCGACGGGCGCGAGGTGCGCGTCGGCGTGTTCCCGCTCGGGATCGACGCGGCGCCCTTCGAGGAGATCGATGCGGCGAGCGAGGGTGAGATCGCGGAGCTGCAGGTGGCGCTGCGTGGTCGCAAGCTCGTGCTCGGCGTCGATCGGCTCGACTACACGAAGGGGATCGTCGAGCGGCTCGATGCCTTCGGGCGGATGCTCGAGCTGCATCCCGAGTGGCGCGGTCGCGTGTCGATGCTGCAGGTCGCGGTGCCCTCCCGCGCCGACGTGCCGGAGTACGCGGAGCAGCGGCGCGCGATCGAGACGCTGGTCGGGCGCATCAACGGAGAGCACGGCGAGGCGCACTGGATGCCGGTGCGGTACGTGTATCGCTCGTACGGGCGCGGACAGCTCGCGGCGCTCTATCGCGCGGCGGACGTGGGCTACGTGACGCCGCTGCGCGACGGGATGAACCTCGTCGCGAAGGAGTACGTGGCGGCGCAGGACCCGACGAGCCCGGGCGTGCTGCTCCTGTCGAGGTTCGCGGGCGCAGCGGACGAGCTCGAGGGCGCGATCCTCACGAACCCTCACGACCGCGATGGGATGGCGCGCGATCTGGTGCGCGCGCTCGAGATGCCGGTGGAGGAGCGCATCGCGCGTCACGCGCCGATGCTCGAGCGAGTGCGACGGAGCACGCCCGAGGTGTGGGCGGACGCGTTCCTGCGCGAGCTCGAGCGGCGCTGA
- a CDS encoding tetratricopeptide repeat protein, translated as MLRATNTWVAAMACACAIACIAADAEAQDDQRARLHFESGASYYEAGEYEDALREFQRAYDLSHRPQLFYNLSLCYQNLGDLPQAADYLERYLAEVAEIENRANLEIRLRNLRERIARGQTGAPEPQPEPTPETTEPATTTTATTTPAETTATTTAPVEPAPQAEAPLNVPAIAGFSVAALGLVTAVIFGPLTIAEDSSLSNGCGATRSCTDDDLSTMRAFAAVTDVGLGVALAGAAVGVIFLIVGTGESAPSERTAGAIEVLPMASRDGAGIVIGGSF; from the coding sequence TTGCTTCGAGCGACGAACACATGGGTCGCGGCGATGGCGTGCGCGTGCGCGATCGCGTGCATCGCGGCGGACGCGGAGGCCCAGGACGATCAGCGCGCGCGGCTCCACTTCGAGTCGGGCGCGTCGTACTACGAGGCCGGCGAGTACGAGGACGCGCTGCGCGAGTTCCAGCGCGCGTACGACCTCAGCCATCGACCGCAGCTCTTCTACAACCTCTCGCTCTGCTACCAGAACCTCGGCGATCTCCCGCAGGCCGCCGACTACCTCGAGCGTTATCTCGCCGAGGTCGCGGAGATCGAGAACCGCGCGAACCTCGAGATCCGACTGCGCAACCTCCGCGAGCGCATCGCGCGAGGGCAGACCGGAGCGCCCGAGCCGCAGCCCGAGCCGACGCCCGAGACGACCGAGCCTGCGACGACCACGACGGCGACGACGACCCCCGCCGAGACCACGGCCACGACGACCGCGCCGGTCGAGCCCGCGCCGCAGGCCGAGGCGCCGCTCAACGTCCCCGCGATCGCGGGGTTCTCGGTCGCCGCGCTCGGGCTCGTGACCGCGGTGATCTTCGGTCCCCTGACGATCGCGGAGGACTCGTCGCTCTCGAACGGATGCGGCGCGACGCGCTCGTGCACCGACGACGATCTCTCGACCATGCGCGCGTTCGCGGCGGTCACCGACGTCGGCCTCGGCGTCGCGCTCGCGGGCGCGGCGGTCGGCGTGATCTTCCTGATCGTCGGCACCGGCGAGAGCGCGCCGAGCGAGCGCACGGCGGGCGCGATCGAGGTGCTGCCGATGGCATCGCGCGACGGCGCGGGGATCGTGATCGGAGGGAGCTTCTGA